Proteins from a single region of Bos javanicus breed banteng chromosome 7, ARS-OSU_banteng_1.0, whole genome shotgun sequence:
- the ATP5F1D gene encoding ATP synthase subunit delta, mitochondrial: MLPSALLRRPGLGRLVRQVRLYAEAAAAQAPAAGPGQMSFTFASPTQVFFNGANVRQVDVPTQTGAFGILAAHVPTLQVLRPGLVVVHAEDGTTSKYFVSSGSVTVNADSSVQLLAEEAVTLDMLDLGAAKANLEKAQSELLGAADEATRAEIQIRIEANEALVKALE, from the exons ATGCTCCCCTCCGCGTTGCTCCGCCGTCCGGGTTTGGGCCGCCTCGTTCGCCAGGTCCGCCTCTACGCCGAGGCTGCCGCTGCTCAGGCCCCTGCCGCGGGTCCGGGACAGATGTCCTTCACCTTCGCCTCACCCACGCAG GTGTTCTTCAACGGCGCCAACGTCCGCCAGGTGGACGTGCCCACGCAGACCGGCGCCTTTGGCATCCTTGCAGCCCACGTGCCCACTTTGCAGGTCCTGCGGCCAGGCCTAGTTGTGGTCCACGCTGAGGATGGCACCACCTCCAAATACTTCG TGAGTAGCGGCTCTGTCACAGTGAATGCTGACTCCTCCGTGCAGTTACTGGCTGAGGAAGCTGTCACCTTGGACATGCTGGATCTGGGG gcAGCCAAAGCGAACCTGGAGAAGGCACAGTCGGAGCTGTTGGGGGCAGCGGACGAGGCCACTCGGGCTGAGATCCAAATCCGCATCGAGGCCAACGAGGCCTTGGTGAAGGCTCTGGAGTAG